The Echinicola jeungdonensis genome segment ACCGGAGAAATTCCTCCTGATCAATTTGAAACCCACAAGGGAGTGGCTACTCAGGAAACCGGTTCAGATTGGGAGTATTATATAGTAGTTTTACCCCGATTTAATTATTACGAGGTTAATGTCGAAGTCCAAAAACAAATTAAATGTGTAGAAGGTGAATAGGTCAATTTGGAAAATAAGCAAATTGTTATTTCTGCAATAAGTGTTTTTCGAAAGAGTTAAGGTGAGGGGTTTCCAGCAGATAATCTCTTTATAAATCCAAGAATCTTTAAGATTGAAAGTTGAATTTTTTAAGGGATTTTGAATGAAAAAGGCTATTCTATTGATATAGAATAGCCTTATTTTATTCAATAATGTATTATCGATTATCCTTTGATCACCGAAAAATCAAAAGTATCAAGGAATTTGGTAGTAAAGTTACCTGCCTTGAAGTCCTCATTGTCCAAAAGGGCCAAGTGGAAAGGAATGGTAGTTTTAATACCTTCAATTACAAATTCTTCCAAGGCTCTTTTCATCCTAACGATAACCTCCTCTCTTGATTGTGCACTTACAATCAATTTGGCAATCATGGAGTCATAATTAGGAGGGATGACATATCCGGCATATACATGGCTGTCCACCCTGACGCCTCGTCCACCTGGAAGGTGCAAGTTTTGGATTTTTCCTGGGCAGGGTCGGAATCCATTTGATGGATCTTCTGCATTTATCCGGCATTCCATAGCATAAAGCTTTGGATAATAGTTTTGGCCAGAAATTTCAATGCCGGCAGCCACTTTTATTTGTTCTTTAATAAGGTCATAATCAGTCACCTCTTCAGTAATGGGATGTTCTACCTGAATACGGGTATTCATCTCCATAAAGTAGAAATTTCGGTGTTTGTCCACCAAAAATTCTATGGTTCCGGCTCCTTCATAACCAATGGCTTCTGCTCCTTTGATGGCAGCTTTACCCATAGCATCACGTAGTTCATCAGTGATAAACGGAGAAGGGGTTTCTTCGACTAGCTTTTGGTGACGCCTTTGAATGGAACAGTCCCTTTCAGATAGGTGGCATGCTCTGCCGGTTTTGTCACCTACTATCTGAATTTCAATATGACGAGGTTCTTCCACAAATTTTTCCAAATACAAGCCATCATTACCAAATGCAGCCCCTGACTCCTGCCTGGCGTCGTCCCAGGCTTTTTTGAATCCACTTACCTCTTTGACGATTCTCATACCTCTACCTCCACCTCCGGCGGTGGCTTTGAGTATTATTGGATACCCCATTTCTTCGGCAATCTTAATGCCATGCTCCATGGAATCCAATAGTCCGTCAGAACCGGGTACGGTTGGTACGCCGGCAGCTTGCATGGTTGCTTTGGCGGTTGCTTTGTCCCCCATCTTATTGATCATTTCGGGACTGGCGCCAATAAATTTAATGTTGTATTCTTCACAGATTTTGGAAAACTCAGCATTTTCTGAAAGAAATCCATACCCAGGGTGGATGGCATCTGCATTGGTGATTTCTGCAGCTGCGATGATACGGGGAATGTTAAGGTAGGATTCCCGGCTAGGGGCTGCACCGATGCAAACGGCCTCATCTGCAAACCTTACATGTAAACTGTCCTTGTCCGCAGTAGAATAAATCGCCACTGTCTTAATTCCCATTTCTTTGCAAGAACGGATAATCCTCAGGGCTATTTCCCCTCTGTTGGCAATTAATATTTTATTAAACACAATATTTCGGGTTGATGAAACAAATTGAATTTTATCCTGCCGGATCGACTAAGAATAGAGGTTGATCATACTCCACGGGGGATGCATTTTCAACTAGGATTTTAACAATTTTACCTGAAACTTCTGATTCAATTTCGTTGAATAGTTTCATGGCTTCGATGATACAAACCGTTTGTCCAGCTTTTATCGAATCGCCCACATTCGCAAATGGATCTGATTCAGGGTTGGCCGAACGGTAAAAAGTACCGATCATGGGGGATTTAACCTCCACATAATTGGAAGTATCGTCCTCTGCTTTTGGTGCGGAAGGTGCAGATGCCGCAGGACTTGGATCAGCAGCGTTTGTAGCTGCAGGTGCCGGAGCGGGTGCTGATGGAGCATGACTTTGAGAAACACTCGCTTCCGAATTTTTCTTGATGGACAATTTAAATTCGTCTGTTTCGATTTTCACCTCGGCTAATCCGGAGTTCGAAATAAAATCTATTAATTCCTGAATTTCTTTCGGTTTCATATTGATTTTGTTTGCAGAAGCGCTAATAATATTAAGCGTTTCTAAATGTTTTAAAAATATGATAGGCTATGTAATTTAATAAAATCACATAGGTATTAAAATTATTTCACTCTTTCTGAGTAGGAACCATCTCGGGTGTCTACTTTAATCAGGGTGTCCTGGTCTACAAATAAGGGCACCATTACAGTAGCGCCAGTTTCCAAGGTGGCAGGTTTAAGGGTATTGGTAGCTGTGTCACCTTTGATTCCCGGCTCGGTATAGGTGATCATCAATTCCACAAATGGGGGCAATTCAACTCCCAAAGGTGTTTCTGTCTCATCGTGGATGAGGATGTCCACCATCTGTCCTTCTTTCAACAAATCAGCCCTTTCGATCAGTTTGGGTTCAATAGGAATTTGTTCAAAAGTATTGGTATCCATAAAATGGTAACCTAAATCGTCTGCGTAAATGAATTGATGAGGGCGCTTTTCTACCCTTGCGGTGGTAACCTTTTCACCGGCATTGAAAGTCTTGTCCAGTACTTTGCCTGTTGTAAGGCTTTTTAACTTGGTTCTGACAAAAGCGGCGCCTTTGCCGGGCTTTACATGCTGAAATTCAACAATGGTATAGATGTCATTGTTGAGCTCCATGCAGAGACCATTTTTAAAATCTGCAGTACTTGCCATCGTTTATTTACTTTTTATAAGTTTCAATTATTTTGGGTCATATCCCCACTTGAGGTAAACTGCTCCCCATGTAAATCCTCCCCCAAAAGCAGCCAGAATTAGGTTGTCTCCTTTTTTGAGTTTTGATTCATAATCCCAAAGACAGAGTGGAATTGTTCCAGCAGTGGTGTTGCCATAGTTTTCTATGTTCATCATGACCTTTTCCGGCCCTATTCCCATTCGGTTGGCTGTGGCATCAATGATCCTTTTGTTGGCTTGGTGAGGTACCAGCCATTGTATATCCTCTCCGGAGAGGTTGTTTTTGGCCATAATCTGGGCACTGACTTCCGCCATATTGGTTACAGCAAACTTAAACACCGTTGATCCTTCCTGATAGGCAAAGTGTTGTTTTGCATTTACTGATTCAATACTGGCAGGAATTCGACTTCCTCCGGCTTTCATGTGAAGATATGGTGCCCCAGAACCATCCGCATGGTGAATGGAGTCCATGACCCCCAGTTCCTCTGTGGTAGGTTCCAATAATACCGCACCTCCGCCGTCACCGAAAATGATACAGGTGGTTCGGTCTTCGTAATTGACAATTGAGGACATTTTGTCCGCCCCAATTACAATGACCTTTTTATGCATTCCTGTTTCTATAAACTGGCTTCCCATGGTCAGGGCATAAACAAAGCCAGAGCAGGCTGCAGAGATGTCATAACCATAACTGTTTTTAGCACCCACCATATCAGCAACAATATTTGCTGTTGCTGGGAATGGCATGTCGGGAGTTACAGTGGCACAAATGATCAGGTCAATGTCTTCAGGGTTGGTATTGGTTTTTTCCAACAAACCTTTGACCGCATTGGCGCCAATGACGGATGTGCCTTGGTTTTCTCCTTTGAGTATTCTTCTTTCTTTAATACCGGTACGGGTAGTGATCCATTCGTCACTGGTTTCTACCATAGTTTCCAGTTCCTTATTGGTCAATACATAATCAGGGACCCAACCTTGAACTCCGGTAATAACAGCTCTAGTTTTTTTCATTTAGTTTTTGTTTTGGGAAAGTGCTTACTCATAGGGGTTTTTAGGGAAAGGCACTTACTCCATTATGTGATATTTTGCCACTTACATAAATAGGTTGTTGGGCAAAATAAATTTGGCTCTCAAAATTATTTAAAATGTGCTTTACCACCAAGAATTTTTATAAGTAGAATCCTATTTCTAACCTTTATTGATAAAATTTCAGGTAAAAACAATTGGTCATAAAAAAATCCATCCGAGGGCCCTCGAATGGATTTTATAAAAGTTTACCTGCGGTAATCGCTATCCACTGCTAGCATGGGATTTGGATTAAGCAAGAACCTCTTTTTCAATGATAACTTGGCCTTTGTAGTAAAGTTTCCCGTCCAGCCAATAAGCCCTGTGTGGCAAGTGGTATTCACCGGTGGTTTGACATTTAGCCAAGCCAGGAGCTGTCAACTTATAGTGAGTTCTTCTTTTGTCTCTTCTGGTTTTTGAAATTTTTCGTTTAGGATGTGCCATCTCTATACAATTTTAGATTAATCTTTTTTCTTAAATTTTTTTAATGCTTCCCATCGTGGGTCAATATGGTCTTCGGAATCATCTTCCGAAGGTGTATTGGGTGTCGGACTACTGTCATCAGGTTCATCTGACCAGTAAACCAATTGCCCCTCTCTGTCCAAATCTTCCTCATCCAACTCATTGATATAGTCCGGATGGATTTTTTTGGCAGGTAGGGCCAATATGATAAATTCATATATCAGTTGAGCCACATTGATGGAAGGGGTGTCTCTGGTAATCATGATAATTTCCTCGTTGATCTCCTGCTCCTCTGGTCCGTATTTGTAACGGATCTTTTGATTTATGGATAAAGGATGGTCAAACTTTTCAAGACTCCTGTCACAGGTCAATTCTGCTTTCCCTTCAATGTCAAATGTTGCCTCCATAAGGTTTACCTGCTTATCAAGTATAACCTTTGCTTTTAGATTGCCTTTTTCGATAATATCGTTGGCTTCAAAATGAGCAAAGAAATCATCGCCAATATCAAAAGAGAACTCGTGTTCTCCCTCACTTAATTTGATGATGTCAATGTCAAAAACTCTCCAGAATTTCACGATTCCTCCTGCTAGTTTAAGACCGCAAATTTAGGGAACTATTTTGTAAAAATAAAACCCTAGTTCTATTTATTTTTCTATTCTACTTCCCAGGGTGTTTTTTGGGCGATAATGTCCTGGGCAAGATAGATGGCAGCACGCATAGAACCCTCGTCTGCAATGTTTTTACCTGCTATGTTATAAGCGGTGCCGTGGTCTGGGGAAGTTCTGATGATTGGCAGCCCTGCAGTAAAATTGACCCCGGTTTCAAAGGATAATGCTTTGAAAGGAATTAACCCTTGATCGTGGTACATGGCCAAAATGCCATCAAACTTTTTCTGATGCATCATACCAAAGAAACCATCCGGAGCATAAGGGCCGAAAATCATATGGCCTTCATCCTGAAATTCACGGATGGCAGGTTGGATAACTTTGGCTTCCTCTTCTCCCAAAAGACCATCCTCACCCGCATGGGGGTTAAGACCCAATACGGCAATTTTTGGTTTATCAATGCCAAAATCATCCTTCAAAGACCGAAGCATAATCTTTAGTTTCTTTTTGATTTTTTCGGTGGTGACCTCTTGGATGACTTCTTTTAAAGGCACATGTCCACTTACCAGACCTACCCTCATATCTTCTGAAACCATAAACATCATGCTCTCTGTGCTTCCAAAGGCTTCAGTTAGATATTCTGTATGACCTACAAATTTAAATTCATCACTGTTGATATTGTTTTTGTTTAGTGGGGCAGTAACCAGCGCATCAATATTTTCCTCTTTTAAATCTTTGATGGCCTGGTCCAAGGCCGCTAATGCCATTTTGCCAGATTCGGCAGTTTCTACTCCTGGGATGATTTCCGGACATTGATCCACTACATTAATGACATTGATTTTTTTATGGTGAACTTCGTGGATAGTCCTTATCTGCATGAAATTAAAATCATCCAAATTCAGGTGTTTCCTATAAAAAGTTAACGCTTTTCCGTGTGCATAAATTACCGGAGTGATCAGCTTTTGCATTCTGGTGTCCAGCAAGGCCTTCATGGTAACTTCCGCACTTATCCCGTTAATATCTCCAATAGAGATGCCAATAATGGGTTTATCCTTTTTATGATTCATTGTTCTTTAGTTACAAATGTTTTTCAAAAACTGGGTGATCAGTCTAACCCCAAATCCAGTGCCTCCCGCAGGTTTATAAGTTTCTCCTGTTTTAAGGAAGGATGGACCTGCAATGTCAATA includes the following:
- the accC gene encoding acetyl-CoA carboxylase biotin carboxylase subunit → MFNKILIANRGEIALRIIRSCKEMGIKTVAIYSTADKDSLHVRFADEAVCIGAAPSRESYLNIPRIIAAAEITNADAIHPGYGFLSENAEFSKICEEYNIKFIGASPEMINKMGDKATAKATMQAAGVPTVPGSDGLLDSMEHGIKIAEEMGYPIILKATAGGGGRGMRIVKEVSGFKKAWDDARQESGAAFGNDGLYLEKFVEEPRHIEIQIVGDKTGRACHLSERDCSIQRRHQKLVEETPSPFITDELRDAMGKAAIKGAEAIGYEGAGTIEFLVDKHRNFYFMEMNTRIQVEHPITEEVTDYDLIKEQIKVAAGIEISGQNYYPKLYAMECRINAEDPSNGFRPCPGKIQNLHLPGGRGVRVDSHVYAGYVIPPNYDSMIAKLIVSAQSREEVIVRMKRALEEFVIEGIKTTIPFHLALLDNEDFKAGNFTTKFLDTFDFSVIKG
- the accB gene encoding acetyl-CoA carboxylase biotin carboxyl carrier protein yields the protein MKPKEIQELIDFISNSGLAEVKIETDEFKLSIKKNSEASVSQSHAPSAPAPAPAATNAADPSPAASAPSAPKAEDDTSNYVEVKSPMIGTFYRSANPESDPFANVGDSIKAGQTVCIIEAMKLFNEIESEVSGKIVKILVENASPVEYDQPLFLVDPAG
- the efp gene encoding elongation factor P, whose amino-acid sequence is MASTADFKNGLCMELNNDIYTIVEFQHVKPGKGAAFVRTKLKSLTTGKVLDKTFNAGEKVTTARVEKRPHQFIYADDLGYHFMDTNTFEQIPIEPKLIERADLLKEGQMVDILIHDETETPLGVELPPFVELMITYTEPGIKGDTATNTLKPATLETGATVMVPLFVDQDTLIKVDTRDGSYSERVK
- a CDS encoding beta-ketoacyl-ACP synthase III; the protein is MKKTRAVITGVQGWVPDYVLTNKELETMVETSDEWITTRTGIKERRILKGENQGTSVIGANAVKGLLEKTNTNPEDIDLIICATVTPDMPFPATANIVADMVGAKNSYGYDISAACSGFVYALTMGSQFIETGMHKKVIVIGADKMSSIVNYEDRTTCIIFGDGGGAVLLEPTTEELGVMDSIHHADGSGAPYLHMKAGGSRIPASIESVNAKQHFAYQEGSTVFKFAVTNMAEVSAQIMAKNNLSGEDIQWLVPHQANKRIIDATANRMGIGPEKVMMNIENYGNTTAGTIPLCLWDYESKLKKGDNLILAAFGGGFTWGAVYLKWGYDPK
- the rpmF gene encoding 50S ribosomal protein L32 is translated as MAHPKRKISKTRRDKRRTHYKLTAPGLAKCQTTGEYHLPHRAYWLDGKLYYKGQVIIEKEVLA
- a CDS encoding YceD family protein: MKFWRVFDIDIIKLSEGEHEFSFDIGDDFFAHFEANDIIEKGNLKAKVILDKQVNLMEATFDIEGKAELTCDRSLEKFDHPLSINQKIRYKYGPEEQEINEEIIMITRDTPSINVAQLIYEFIILALPAKKIHPDYINELDEEDLDREGQLVYWSDEPDDSSPTPNTPSEDDSEDHIDPRWEALKKFKKKD
- the pdxA gene encoding 4-hydroxythreonine-4-phosphate dehydrogenase PdxA, with protein sequence MNHKKDKPIIGISIGDINGISAEVTMKALLDTRMQKLITPVIYAHGKALTFYRKHLNLDDFNFMQIRTIHEVHHKKINVINVVDQCPEIIPGVETAESGKMALAALDQAIKDLKEENIDALVTAPLNKNNINSDEFKFVGHTEYLTEAFGSTESMMFMVSEDMRVGLVSGHVPLKEVIQEVTTEKIKKKLKIMLRSLKDDFGIDKPKIAVLGLNPHAGEDGLLGEEEAKVIQPAIREFQDEGHMIFGPYAPDGFFGMMHQKKFDGILAMYHDQGLIPFKALSFETGVNFTAGLPIIRTSPDHGTAYNIAGKNIADEGSMRAAIYLAQDIIAQKTPWEVE